A single genomic interval of Pyrus communis chromosome 5, drPyrComm1.1, whole genome shotgun sequence harbors:
- the LOC137734826 gene encoding uncharacterized protein → MASVGIQFGGNNSAVLDHRRQNGLCVCSPSSNRSVSMIRGSRGKRGNSVVAMARVGLEAVGRERRGGGGKESEAAATAYEKLDAWMRESVVEIVQNLREAPLLVNVYGRSSTDGRPRLETEKRVEEENWDGLRRKWEAGVAPFPDGVIFVEELDDNDNGGGEGNGKDDGGDAITKAWGLVVQGKGKESGPACYLLKTSKVNNGSGFGLGMGLGCTHFCLVPVSSFREKAQSQLKNCWLLQA, encoded by the coding sequence ATGGCATCGGTTGGAATCCAATTCGGAGGAAATAACAGCGCCGTTCTTGATCACCGCCGTCAGAACGGTCTTTGCGTTTGCAGCCCTTCTTCCAATCGGAGCGTGTCGATGATCCGTGGATCCCGGGGGAAAAGAGGAAATTCGGTAGTGGCCATGGCGCGGGTGGGATTGGAGGCGGTGGGGCGGGAGCGAAGGGGCGGCGGTGGAAAAGAGAGCGAGGCTGCGGCGACTGCGTATGAGAAGTTGGACGCGTGGATGAGGGAGTCGGTGGTGGAGATAGTCCAGAATCTCCGGGAGGCGCCGCTGTTGGTCAATGTGTACGGGAGGAGTAGTACGGACGGTAGGCCGAGGCTGGAGACGGAGAAGCGGGTGGAGGAGGAGAATTGGGACGGGCTCAGACGTAAATGGGAGGCGGGAGTGGCGCCATTTCCCGACGGCGTTATCTTCGTCGAAGAACTGGACGACAATGATAACGGTGGCGGTGAGGGTAACGGTAAAGATGACGGAGGGGATGCGATCACGAAGGCGTGGGGGTTAGTGGTGCAGGGGAAGGGGAAGGAGAGTGGGCCCGCCTGTTACTTGTTGAAGACGAGTAAAGTGAATAACGGGTCGGGCTTCGGGCTCGGTATGGGCTTGGGCTGCACCCATTTCTGTTTGGTTCCGGTGAGCAGTTTCAGGGAGAAGGCCCAATCGCAGCTGAAGAATTGTTGGTTGTTGCAGGCCTAG
- the LOC137734864 gene encoding uncharacterized protein, with protein MENPCDSGRVSDGSAPVPRFDSKIAGEKRISTEMGQERELGPRKRAKMRDLMTVSRSEGIHTDNSTLLENMESIDQFRSADEKMSQVTEVPITLGVDASQAGKSWSKTLSVPVNPASTLDLNTDACIAKSRVLDNSQQCTESFEKSTLLRDWSKCEKAKGIGLDLNAEDVTILEKQDPFYPYKSTNSLKARAASECGSCTGPLEEKDPMKVWKEMKQNGFLSSTHGGIPVPKPRPKKTTKDEVKKKMELAKKEQVDRFAKIAAPSGLLNDLNPGIINHVRNRKQVRSIIESLVKLERLENDRLGNKQTNNPKSGTSEICNRKDIENMNDSRIHFSHEYQLPDTAYDGRQHTRGDVEQTTIERLSGKNLVSHSIPEREEDSLSLKLASSMQAPEDDSPLSNEETSSYLSIKAATIASQWLGLILLDVRGRLAALRRSRKRVRDVITTDLPSLLAKEFSSDQENDPQIAKNSACGFSRCAIADMHRARWIPLFEQMDKALSEEEEQLEGWSNQVKEMQLHCDQGLQLVQWNAASGIQHFGTSENNSRPLILDNSERALAVRAAAASIYSTCNFLLSTNVPCF; from the exons ATGGAGAATCCATGCGATTCGGGAAGAGTTTCGGACGGGTCGGCCCCGGTTCCCAGATTCGATTCaaag ATTGCTGGGGAGAAGCGAATCAGTACTGAGATGGGACAAGAACGTGAGCTGGGTCCTCGCAAACGGGCGAAAATGCGAGATCTTATGACGGTGTCCCGGTCCGAAG GAATTCATACCGATAATTCAACATTGTTGGAAAACATGGAATCAATTGATCAATTTCGATCTGCTGATGAAAAGATGTCTCAAGTTACCGAAGTTCCTATAACTTTGGGTGTTGATGCATCCCAAGCAGGAAAATCTTGGAGTAAAACATTGTCAGTACCAGTCAATCCTGCATCTACACTTGATCTCAATACTGATGCGTGCATTGCCAAAAGTAGGGTTCTGGACAACAGTCAGCAATGCACCGAGAGTTTTGAGAAGTCCACCTTGCTTAGGGATTGGAGTAAATGTGAAAAGGCGAAAGGTATTGGATTGGATCTCAACGCAGAAGATGTTACGATTTTAGAAAAGCAAGATCCATTTTATCCTTATAAAAGCACCAATTCCTTGAAGGCAAGAGCTGCCTCTGAATGTGGGAGTTGCACTGGCCCATTGGAAGAGAAAGATCCAATGAAAGTGTGGAAGGAGATGAAGCAAAATGGTTTCCTATCATCCACTCATGGAGGCATACCGGTGCCAAAACCGCGTCCTAAGAAGACTACAAAAGATGAGGTCAAGAAGAAGATGGAACTCGCAAAGAAGGAACAAGTGGACAGGTTTGCGAAAATTGCTGCTCCAAGTGGACTGCTCAATGACCTGAACCCTGGGATTATCAACCATGTCAGGAACAGAAAACAGGTTCGTTCAATAATAGAGTCGCTTGTAAAATTAGAAAGACTGGAGAATGACCGCCTGGGaaacaagcaaacaaacaatccaaaaaGTGGAACTAGTGAAATTTGCAACAGGAAGGACATTGAAAATATGAATGATTCCAGGATACATTTCTCTCACGAATATCAGCTTCCAGATACTGCCTATGATGGCAGGCAGCATACAAGAGGGGATGTTGAACAAACCACAATAGAGAGGCTTAGTGGTAAAAATCTTGTGTCACACTCCATTCCTGAAAGAGAGGAAGATTCTCTATCATTGAAGTTGGCGTCATCAATGCAGGCACCCGAGGATGACAGCCCATTGTCTAACGAGGAAACATCATCCTATCTCTCTATTAAAG CTGCTACCATTGCTTCTCAGTGGTTGGGACTTATTCTTCTTGACGTCAGAGGACGTCTTGCAG CATTGCGACGCAGTAGGAAGAGAGTACGAGATGTTATAACTACAGATTTGCCATCATTGCTGGCAAAAGAATTTTCATCTGATCAGGAGAACGATCCTCAGATTGCGAAAAATTCTGCCTGTGGATTTTCCAGATGTGCTATTGCAGACATGCATCGAGCAAGATGGATTCCACTGTTTGAGCAAATGGATAAAGCACTTTCTGAAGAAGAGGAACAGCTT GAAGGTTGGTCAAACCAAGTAAAAGAAATGCAGCTTCACTGTGACCAGGGCCTGCAACTTGTCCAATGGAACGCTGCTTCTGGCATTCAACATTTCGGAACATCTGAAAATAATTCCAG ACCACTGATATTGGATAACTCAGAGAGGGCACTAGCTGTTAGGGCTGCTGCAGCTTCAATTTACTCGACTTGCAACTTCCTGTTGTCGACAAATGTACCATGTTTCTGA